A stretch of DNA from Borrelia puertoricensis:
AGCTAATAAATCTCTATTCCCTCTTCTTGATGAGTAAATTCTACGTTTTTTATTTCTTAATCTTTCAGTAATAGCTTCTTTTAAAGTCTCTTGAGACTTATTAACGAAGAATTCTGCGGATCTTCGTTCGTCAAGACCACTATCAACTTGAATCCTAAACATATCAATCTGAGACTTTTGCTCATTTAACTGATTGCGCAATTGAATCAATTTCTGTCTCTTTGTCCCATTATCTCTAGGATAAATCCCTATTTTATTTTGAATCTCTGAGCATGTTTCATAAAAACTAGATTCCAATAGCTCATGCTCACTTTTGAGTTTAAGTGCGTCTTCAATTAATTGAGAACATATAGAATCTCCAATAGCTCTTTTTACTTTTTCAATTTCTGCTTGGGCTTACTTTTCTTCATTAGTACTTGGAATTAAATCTTTTTCTTCTATTTTTATTACTTCTTCTTGAACATAGTATGGATACTCTTGCTTAGACACCGCAAATCCCAAATTAACAGGCTTTACTTCCATATCTTGTTGCATTTCTACTCCTTTCTCAAAATCATCTATAACAACTTCTTTTTGTTCCTGATTTTTTTGTTCATGTTTTAAATCTTTATTATCTTTGCTTTCATCTAAAACCTTTTTTCTTACTTCATTTAATAAATCATTAAGAACATTTACATCACACGATAACAAACATAATAATGCTAACATACATACTGCTAAAATATTTCTCTTCATATCTCCCTCCTGGGATATTAGATTATCTAATTATTGAACCTCGATATTGAAATATAATAATTATTTAATCTAATATATACCATATAATTTAAATAACAAAAATAAATTTCATAAAACCTCAATTATTTTATTCTGTAATAATTAAAGACAATTTAAAATTATTTTAACACAATAAAATTAATTACATACCAAACAAAATTAATCTTATAATACTTACTTATACTTAATTAATATGGCACTGAATAAAAGTTACTGTCTTATCTTTAATACAAATACTTAATATACTAAAATGCCAAAAAGGAAAACAATTCTTATAAAAAGAAAAGTTTTCCTCAAATGACTTTATTATTTAGATAATTTAATTAGATAATTTATTTAATAGCAGTAGGTTGAGCGGCACTAGCTTCAGTTGATTCAGTAGTAGTCTCAAAGTACTGTATTCCCTTAACAGCTTCTCTTATCTTATCCAGATTGATTGATACTGTTTTCCTAATTATAAAATTAAGTACTCCTAAAACCTTATTTACTGCACTTGAAGAAGCTGCTTTAACTGCACCAGCTTCATTAGTATTGTCACCAGAAACATTACCTGTTTTGACTTTAGTATTTTTAATCTTATCAATCATAGCCCATGGATCAGCTTTAGCAACTTCAGCTGCTAGAGCAGGACCAGAATTAGCATCAGGTGCTGCGGCATTGGCTTTACCAACAAGTGCTGCGGGTGCAGTAGCACCACCACCGGCTACTTGACCACCAGCATCTCCAGCATTAATCTTTACTCCAGACTTTTCCGCAGTCTCAATAATAACTTTAACTTCTTTGAACACTAGCCTCGTCAGCAGCTGCAGTAACACCCCCAGCCGCCGCTGCAGCATCAGTACCATTAGCAATAACAGTATTTCCAGTAGCACCAGCAAGTTTAGTTAAAGCAGCAATTAGCTGTTCAAAGGCATCATTAGCACTGTTAATTGCACTCTTAACAGATTCAATTGTGCTGCTATTAGCATTCTTTGCATTAGATATTTCACCTGATAGTTCTTTTAACTTATTCTTAGTAGTTGTAAGTCCATCACCTATTTTTTTAAAGTGTTCACCAACTATACTTCTCTGGTCACCCGATTTAACTGATGTAAGTCCCAAAGCGTCTCCAATAGCATTACCAAAAATCTCTAAAATCCATGACCTATCTTAACTAATGAATCTAAGAAAGTATTCTTACTCTTAGCGGCCAATTTAAATTCTTAAGTTTAATTATAAAAACATAGAAGGCAGACTTAGAGATAAGTTTGCCTTCTAATCTTAATTTGAAGTAATTAATCTAACATATATCTTGTTACTACTCTGCTGGTTTTGGCTCTCTTGCTTTATCTATTTTTTCTTTTGCTGTTCTAAGCACATTCTTTACTGTCTTTTTAATTATATCTTCTACTGCTACTAATAACTTATTTGCTGCGCTTACTCCTGCGGCTTGTACTGCTTTTTCACTATTATCATTATGTGAAGCTAATTTACCATCTTTAACCAGGGAACGTAGGGCTATTCCTCCCGCTACTGCTGCTGCTTTTGGAGTATTTGCATTTGACAGATTATCCTTTGTTCCTCCTTTAGCAAAACTCATCGCAGTTGTAGTTCCATCTGCCGCAGCTCCTAGTGCTTGATCACTGTCTTTCGATGCAACTATTGAAGCTAACATCTCCTCACCACTGACCGCTGATACTATTAATGTTGCTTTATCTCCCACTGCTGCCCCTGGTTTATCTATAGCTAATATCTTAGCCCCATCTTTATTATCTATCCCATTTACTGTCAATGTTGTATTCCCTGCTTTTGGTGCTAAAACACCTGCATCTGTTGCTGCCTTTACTATCAACTGCAATGCATTAAAGAATTTATTCAATCCATCATCAGCTGGTTTGATTCCTTGTTGATCATTTTCTGCCCAACCCACTACTTTATCATCACCTATATCTTTTAAGGACTCTAAATGGGTTTTTAATGTGCTTAAAGTAGTCTTAGCAGCATCAACTGCACTTCTAATTGCTACGGCTATTGGTCCATCTTTAGCTCCTTCTCCTTCTGACTTTTTTGCCACTTGTTCTAACTCATCTGATGCGTCTCCAAGCCTCGTACCTAGACTACTAAAATAACTTCCTACATCACTCTTCTTTGTAGTTGATTTAGCAGTAAAGCCTAATGTACCGGAAAGTAACTCTAAAAATGAATAAAAAGCATTTTCAGCACTCCTACCTACCTCCATGAGAACTGAACTTAAACTGCTCCCTCCTGTAGCTGCCCCGCCACCATTAGCAGCATCAAGTGATTGTTGTCCACTGCCACAGCTAAGAAGTAAAAATAAAGTCATCAATAACGCACATAAAGTAATTCTTTTCATTATCACGTGCCTCCTTATTAACCTAAAAGGGAACAAGATGACTAACAACCTCTGATAAACATAAAAACAAAAACTAAGATTATAGTGCCTATAATCTTAAAGATATTGAGCATGATATAACAATTAATAAAATTGATTGTTATTAATGAATAATTAAATGATTTTGATAAAAAATAACTGACATATAATCAATTAAAAAAAAGGTTTACTTAATTCAAAATTACTTACTTAACAATGAATACACTATAGACATTAATGTTAAAAATATTCCTATATTTAGGGTAATTAGAGTTCCGAACATCCAATTATGTAATCTTGATGTACTTTTAAATTCTGATGCGGTTTTATCAAGTTTATTATCAAGCTCCATCCTATTAATTTCCATATCTTTTCTAACAAGAGAAACCTCATTTCTAACATTATCGATCTTATTATCAAGTTCATTAAATTTAGTATCAATCTTCACATTTAAGTTACTTTCAACAATATCAATCTTGTTATCCAGATCTTTAATGTCAGATTTTAACTCATTCCTAATAATGTCAATTTTGTTATCAAGTTCAGTTTTAACAGAAATAATTTCAGATTTTAAACTACGTTCTAACATCTCAAGCTTAAGATTAAAATTACTCTCTAAATATTCAATATCCCTGTAAGTCAGTTCATTACGGTAATATCTTTTA
This window harbors:
- the bdr gene encoding Bdr family repetitive protein encodes the protein MQDSSLHSVESTQIFNGHITEEIIYQEFVKMGMQDFIANDLSKRYYRNELTYRDIEYLESNFNLKLEMLERSLKSEIISVKTELDNKIDIIRNELKSDIKDLDNKIDIVESNLNVKIDTKFNELDNKIDNVRNEVSLVRKDMEINRMELDNKLDKTASEFKSTSRLHNWMFGTLITLNIGIFLTLMSIVYSLLSK
- a CDS encoding variable large family protein — its product is MTLFLLLSCGSGQQSLDAANGGGAATGGSSLSSVLMEVGRSAENAFYSFLELLSGTLGFTAKSTTKKSDVGSYFSSLGTRLGDASDELEQVAKKSEGEGAKDGPIAVAIRSAVDAAKTTLSTLKTHLESLKDIGDDKVVGWAENDQQGIKPADDGLNKFFNALQLIVKAATDAGVLAPKAGNTTLTVNGIDNKDGAKILAIDKPGAAVGDKATLIVSAVSGEEMLASIVASKDSDQALGAAADGTTTAMSFAKGGTKDNLSNANTPKAAAVAGGIALRSLVKDGKLASHNDNSEKAVQAAGVSAANKLLVAVEDIIKKTVKNVLRTAKEKIDKAREPKPAE
- a CDS encoding P12 family lipoprotein; the protein is MEKVKRAIGDSICSQLIEDALKLKSEHELLESSFYETCSEIQNKIGIYPRDNGTKRQKLIQLRNQLNEQKSQIDMFRIQVDSGLDERRSAEFFVNKSQETLKEAITERLRNKKRRIYSSRRGNRDLLALKSRSEAENVLRLLESSSGKIGEAMGRKR